A single genomic interval of Musa acuminata AAA Group cultivar baxijiao chromosome BXJ3-4, Cavendish_Baxijiao_AAA, whole genome shotgun sequence harbors:
- the LOC103976778 gene encoding uncharacterized protein LOC103976778 isoform X1 has protein sequence MSTSQQIQALKIPEAVVALAQAAGKVSGETEKSDLPGWSLFPCTVQMLKCEKCSREFCSTINYRRHIRVHRRSLNIDKDSTKNRMLLGVFWDKLPLEEAKEISSFKNVDIEDVTGSSIIRALKTSVQNLGLPLLPHIYVKAGTTLLNVIEGSPSRFPISSQELFGVLDDASEETFLCAGSTLSMQKYIFSGDAGKIALETKNSVAFASFMLEQKLVKSWYADKDIEALKCQRVLMEEEEVAKKRQAELQERKRLKKLRKKEKRVNISTGVANAKNEKCLFDTVEATCSSIETLNEMPACEFCQNTSKEPVCQETQCGEATRLVEPHLDWNRRQHSHPDNADQTVDQKIKAKASECQITTTSGQVPMSAQNSPNGHDLGEVPSAKSSVTSTNDLMILTSKTVPDREDANERNTDPKARYSYNEHEVMIGSISVTLRKGYDDSREASALVQKHFKKLAKNDLHPSSAIRTTIELHRPVCHDIADSTTEKIATEGNQFHSDAFNQISVEDIYLSSVAMDDSGTDKCWNSFTDLGDAGLSLPRMFSSQIARAFLAERWKESMIADHVTLTLPSDLEATRQSSEFEVQDRRL, from the exons ATGAGTACATCTCAGCAAATACAAGCTCTTAAAATTCCTGAAGCTGTTGTTGCCCTTGCTCAGGCAGCTGGAAAAGTTAGTGGTGAGACCGAAAAAT CAGATCTTCCAGGATGGTCTTTATTCCCATGTACGGTTCAGATGCTAAAATGTGAGAAATGTTCACGTGAGTTTTGCTCCACAATTAACTATAGACGGCATATTCGAGTGCATCGCAGATCTTTGAACATTGATAAG GACTCTACGAAGAATAGGATGCTTTTGGGAGTATTTTGGGATAAG CTACCTCTGGAGGAGGCAAAAGAAATTTCATCATTCAAAAATGTGGATATAGAG GATGTTACTGGTTCTTCAATTATAAGGGCGTTGAAAACTTCTGTTCAAAATCTTGGGCTGCCTTTACTGCCACATATATATGTGAAGGCTGGCACAACTCTTTTG AATGTTATAGAAGGAAGTCCTTCTAGGTTTCCTATATCATCTCAAGAATTGTTTGGAGTGCTTGATGATGCAAGCGAGGAGACATTTTTATGTGCTGGCAGTACCTTGTCAATGCAAAAGTACATCTTCAGTGGAGATGCTGGGAAGATTGCTCTCGAGACAAAAAACTCAGTTGCTTTTGCTAGTTTTATGCTTGAACAGAAATTG GTGAAATCGTGGTATGCTGATAAAGATATTGAAGCTTTAAAATGCCAACGTGTGCTtatggaggaagaagaagttgCTAAGAAAAG GCAAGCTGAGCTCCAGGAAAGAAAAAGGTTGAAGAAAttgaggaaaaaagaaaaaagggtgaATATATCGACTGGTGTTGCCAATGCCAAAAACGAGAAATGTTTGTTTGATACTGTTGAGGCAACATGTAGTTCCATAGAAACACTAAATGAAATGCCTGCATGTGAGTTTTGCCAGAACACTTCTAAAGAACCAGTTTGTCAGGAGACACAATGTGGAGAGGCAACCAGACTGGTTGAACCACATTTGGATTGGAACCGGAGACAGCATTCTCACCCTGACAATGCTGATCAGACTGTAGACCAGAAAATAAAAGCCAAGGCTAGTGAATGTCAAATAACTACCACTAGTGGGCAAGTCCCCATGTCAGCACAAAATTCTCCAAATGGTCATGATCTGGGAGAAGTTCCATCTGCAAAATCTTCAGTAACATCAACTAATGACCTTATGATTTTGACAAGTAAAACAGTGCCAgatagagaagatgcaaatgaaaGAAACACTGATCCAAAAGCTCGATATTCATACAACGAACATGAAGTGATGATAGGCTCTATCAGTGTCACACTTAGAAAGGGTTATGATGATAGCAGGGAAGCTTCAGCTTTGGTACAGAAACATTTCAAAAAGCTAGCGAAGAATGATTTACATCCCAGTAGTGCCATTCGGACGACAATTGAACTGCACAGACCAGTGTGCCATGACATTGCAGATTCTACCACGGAAAAGATTGCAACCGAAGGCAATCAATTTCATTCTGATGCTTTCAATCAAATTTCTGTTGAAGATATTTATTTGTCCTCTGTTGCAATGGATGACAGTGGCACTGACAAATGCTGGAATTCTTTCACTGACCTGGGTGATGCAGGATTGTCCTTGCCGAGAATGTTTTCAAGCCAGATCGCAAGGGCCTTCCTAGCAGAGA GATGGAAGGAGTCTATGATAGCTGATCACGTGACACTAACTTTACCCAGTGATTTGGAGGCCACTAGGCAGTCATCAGAGTTTGAGGTACAAGATCGGCGACTTTGA
- the LOC103976778 gene encoding uncharacterized protein LOC103976778 isoform X3, with product MSTSQQIQALKIPEAVVALAQAAGKVSGETEKSDLPGWSLFPCTVQMLKCEKCSREFCSTINYRRHIRVHRRSLNIDKDSTKNRMLLGVFWDKLPLEEAKEISSFKNVDIEDVTGSSIIRALKTSVQNLGLPLLPHIYVKAGTTLLNVIEGSPSRFPISSQELFGVLDDASEETFLCAGSTLSMQKYIFSGDAGKIALETKNSVAFASFMLEQKLVKSWYADKDIEALKCQRVLMEEEEVAKKRQAELQERKRLKKLRKKEKRVNISTGVANAKNEKCLFDTVEATCSSIETLNEMPACEFCQNTSKEPVCQETQCGEATRLVEPHLDWNRRQHSHPDNADQTVDQKIKAKASECQITTTSGQVPMSAQNSPNGHDLGEVPSAKSSVTSTNDLMILTSKTVPDREDANERNTDPKARYSYNEHEVMIGSISVTLRKGYDDSREASALVQKHFKKLAKNDLHPSSAIRTTIELHRPVCHDIADSTTEKIATEGLSLPRMFSSQIARAFLAERWKESMIADHVTLTLPSDLEATRQSSEFEVQDRRL from the exons ATGAGTACATCTCAGCAAATACAAGCTCTTAAAATTCCTGAAGCTGTTGTTGCCCTTGCTCAGGCAGCTGGAAAAGTTAGTGGTGAGACCGAAAAAT CAGATCTTCCAGGATGGTCTTTATTCCCATGTACGGTTCAGATGCTAAAATGTGAGAAATGTTCACGTGAGTTTTGCTCCACAATTAACTATAGACGGCATATTCGAGTGCATCGCAGATCTTTGAACATTGATAAG GACTCTACGAAGAATAGGATGCTTTTGGGAGTATTTTGGGATAAG CTACCTCTGGAGGAGGCAAAAGAAATTTCATCATTCAAAAATGTGGATATAGAG GATGTTACTGGTTCTTCAATTATAAGGGCGTTGAAAACTTCTGTTCAAAATCTTGGGCTGCCTTTACTGCCACATATATATGTGAAGGCTGGCACAACTCTTTTG AATGTTATAGAAGGAAGTCCTTCTAGGTTTCCTATATCATCTCAAGAATTGTTTGGAGTGCTTGATGATGCAAGCGAGGAGACATTTTTATGTGCTGGCAGTACCTTGTCAATGCAAAAGTACATCTTCAGTGGAGATGCTGGGAAGATTGCTCTCGAGACAAAAAACTCAGTTGCTTTTGCTAGTTTTATGCTTGAACAGAAATTG GTGAAATCGTGGTATGCTGATAAAGATATTGAAGCTTTAAAATGCCAACGTGTGCTtatggaggaagaagaagttgCTAAGAAAAG GCAAGCTGAGCTCCAGGAAAGAAAAAGGTTGAAGAAAttgaggaaaaaagaaaaaagggtgaATATATCGACTGGTGTTGCCAATGCCAAAAACGAGAAATGTTTGTTTGATACTGTTGAGGCAACATGTAGTTCCATAGAAACACTAAATGAAATGCCTGCATGTGAGTTTTGCCAGAACACTTCTAAAGAACCAGTTTGTCAGGAGACACAATGTGGAGAGGCAACCAGACTGGTTGAACCACATTTGGATTGGAACCGGAGACAGCATTCTCACCCTGACAATGCTGATCAGACTGTAGACCAGAAAATAAAAGCCAAGGCTAGTGAATGTCAAATAACTACCACTAGTGGGCAAGTCCCCATGTCAGCACAAAATTCTCCAAATGGTCATGATCTGGGAGAAGTTCCATCTGCAAAATCTTCAGTAACATCAACTAATGACCTTATGATTTTGACAAGTAAAACAGTGCCAgatagagaagatgcaaatgaaaGAAACACTGATCCAAAAGCTCGATATTCATACAACGAACATGAAGTGATGATAGGCTCTATCAGTGTCACACTTAGAAAGGGTTATGATGATAGCAGGGAAGCTTCAGCTTTGGTACAGAAACATTTCAAAAAGCTAGCGAAGAATGATTTACATCCCAGTAGTGCCATTCGGACGACAATTGAACTGCACAGACCAGTGTGCCATGACATTGCAGATTCTACCACGGAAAAGATTGCAACCGAAG GATTGTCCTTGCCGAGAATGTTTTCAAGCCAGATCGCAAGGGCCTTCCTAGCAGAGA GATGGAAGGAGTCTATGATAGCTGATCACGTGACACTAACTTTACCCAGTGATTTGGAGGCCACTAGGCAGTCATCAGAGTTTGAGGTACAAGATCGGCGACTTTGA
- the LOC135634650 gene encoding probable xyloglucan endotransglucosylase/hydrolase protein 32, with protein MALVIPLLVFLILHYANAQPSPGYPLSSKIRSSRFYQEYRNLWGPQHQSVSRDQASVTVWLDRSSGSGFKSIRPYRNGYFGTSIKLQSGYTAGVNTAFYLSNNEAHPGFHDEVDIEFLGTTPGKPYTLQTNVYVRGSGDGRVIGREMRFHLWFDPTAAFHHYAILWNPDEIIFFVDDVPIRRYARKIEATFPDRPMWVYGSIWDASSWATENGKYKADYRFQPFVARFTDFKITGCSANAPSSCRPVPASPSGYGLSARQYAAMQWAQRNHMVYDYCHDYSRDHSLTPEC; from the exons ATGGCTCTTGTCATCCCACTCCTTGTTTTCCTCATCCTCCACTATGCCAATGCGCAGCCCTCCCCGGGCTATCCCCTCAGTTCCAAGATCAGGTCATCCAGGTTCTACCAGGAATACAGGAACCTCTGGGGTCCTCAGCACCAATCAGTCTCCCGGGATCAAGCCTCTGTCACAGTCTGGCTTGACAGGAGCTCAG GGAGTGGATTCAAGTCGATTCGGCCGTACCGGAATGGCTACTTCGGTACTTCCATCAAGCTCCAGAGTGGCTACACCGCCGGCGTGAATACAGCCTTCTAT CTCTCCAACAACGAAGCTCACCCGGGGTTCCACGACGAGGTGGACATCGAGTTCCTGGGCACGACGCCCGGGAAGCCGTACACGCTGCAGACCAACGTGTACGTCAGGGGAAGCGGCGACGGCCGGGTCATCGGCAGGGAGATGAGGTTCCACCTCTGGTTCGACCCCACCGCCGCCTTCCACCACTACGCCATCCTCTGGAACCCCGACGAGATCAT ATTCTTCGTGGACGATGTGCCGATAAGGAGGTACGCGAGGAAGATCGAGGCGACGTTCCCGGATCGGCCGATGTGGGTGTACGGCTCCATTTGGGACGCATCATCCTGGGCGACAGAGAACGGCAAGTACAAGGCGGATTACAGGTTCCAACCCTTCGTTGCGAGGTTCACCGACTTCAAGATAACAGGATGCTCGGCCAATGCGCCGTCGTCCTGCCGCCCGGTGCCGGCGTCGCCGTCAGGCTACGGGCTCAGCGCCCGGCAGTACGCGGCGATGCAGTGGGCGCAGAGGAACCACATGGTCTACGACTACTGCCATGACTACAGCAGGGATCATTCCCTCACTCCGGAGTGCTGA
- the LOC103976778 gene encoding uncharacterized protein LOC103976778 isoform X4: protein MSTSQQIQALKIPEAVVALAQAAGKVSGETEKSDLPGWSLFPCTVQMLKCEKCSREFCSTINYRRHIRVHRRSLNIDKDSTKNRMLLGVFWDKLPLEEAKEISSFKNVDIEDVTGSSIIRALKTSVQNLGLPLLPHIYVKAGTTLLNVIEGSPSRFPISSQELFGVLDDASEETFLCAGSTLSMQKYIFSGDAGKIALETKNSVAFASFMLEQKLVKSWYADKDIEALKCQRVLMEEEEVAKKRQAELQERKRLKKLRKKEKRVNISTGVANAKNEKCLFDTVEATCSSIETLNEMPACEFCQNTSKEPVCQETQCGEATRLVEPHLDWNRRQHSHPDNADQTVDQKIKAKASECQITTTSGQVPMSAQNSPNGHDLGEVPSAKSSVTSTNDLMILTSKTVPDREDANERNTDPKARYSYNEHEVMIGSISVTLRKGYDDSREASALVQKHFKKLAKNDLHPSSAIRTTIELHRPVCHDIADSTTEKIATEVALTNAGILSLTWVMQDCPCRECFQARSQGPS, encoded by the exons ATGAGTACATCTCAGCAAATACAAGCTCTTAAAATTCCTGAAGCTGTTGTTGCCCTTGCTCAGGCAGCTGGAAAAGTTAGTGGTGAGACCGAAAAAT CAGATCTTCCAGGATGGTCTTTATTCCCATGTACGGTTCAGATGCTAAAATGTGAGAAATGTTCACGTGAGTTTTGCTCCACAATTAACTATAGACGGCATATTCGAGTGCATCGCAGATCTTTGAACATTGATAAG GACTCTACGAAGAATAGGATGCTTTTGGGAGTATTTTGGGATAAG CTACCTCTGGAGGAGGCAAAAGAAATTTCATCATTCAAAAATGTGGATATAGAG GATGTTACTGGTTCTTCAATTATAAGGGCGTTGAAAACTTCTGTTCAAAATCTTGGGCTGCCTTTACTGCCACATATATATGTGAAGGCTGGCACAACTCTTTTG AATGTTATAGAAGGAAGTCCTTCTAGGTTTCCTATATCATCTCAAGAATTGTTTGGAGTGCTTGATGATGCAAGCGAGGAGACATTTTTATGTGCTGGCAGTACCTTGTCAATGCAAAAGTACATCTTCAGTGGAGATGCTGGGAAGATTGCTCTCGAGACAAAAAACTCAGTTGCTTTTGCTAGTTTTATGCTTGAACAGAAATTG GTGAAATCGTGGTATGCTGATAAAGATATTGAAGCTTTAAAATGCCAACGTGTGCTtatggaggaagaagaagttgCTAAGAAAAG GCAAGCTGAGCTCCAGGAAAGAAAAAGGTTGAAGAAAttgaggaaaaaagaaaaaagggtgaATATATCGACTGGTGTTGCCAATGCCAAAAACGAGAAATGTTTGTTTGATACTGTTGAGGCAACATGTAGTTCCATAGAAACACTAAATGAAATGCCTGCATGTGAGTTTTGCCAGAACACTTCTAAAGAACCAGTTTGTCAGGAGACACAATGTGGAGAGGCAACCAGACTGGTTGAACCACATTTGGATTGGAACCGGAGACAGCATTCTCACCCTGACAATGCTGATCAGACTGTAGACCAGAAAATAAAAGCCAAGGCTAGTGAATGTCAAATAACTACCACTAGTGGGCAAGTCCCCATGTCAGCACAAAATTCTCCAAATGGTCATGATCTGGGAGAAGTTCCATCTGCAAAATCTTCAGTAACATCAACTAATGACCTTATGATTTTGACAAGTAAAACAGTGCCAgatagagaagatgcaaatgaaaGAAACACTGATCCAAAAGCTCGATATTCATACAACGAACATGAAGTGATGATAGGCTCTATCAGTGTCACACTTAGAAAGGGTTATGATGATAGCAGGGAAGCTTCAGCTTTGGTACAGAAACATTTCAAAAAGCTAGCGAAGAATGATTTACATCCCAGTAGTGCCATTCGGACGACAATTGAACTGCACAGACCAGTGTGCCATGACATTGCAGATTCTACCACGGAAAAGATTGCAACCGAAG TGGCACTGACAAATGCTGGAATTCTTTCACTGACCTGGGTGATGCAGGATTGTCCTTGCCGAGAATGTTTTCAAGCCAGATCGCAAGGGCCTTCCTAG
- the LOC103976778 gene encoding uncharacterized protein LOC103976778 isoform X2, with the protein MSTSQQIQALKIPEAVVALAQAAGKVSGETEKYLPGWSLFPCTVQMLKCEKCSREFCSTINYRRHIRVHRRSLNIDKDSTKNRMLLGVFWDKLPLEEAKEISSFKNVDIEDVTGSSIIRALKTSVQNLGLPLLPHIYVKAGTTLLNVIEGSPSRFPISSQELFGVLDDASEETFLCAGSTLSMQKYIFSGDAGKIALETKNSVAFASFMLEQKLVKSWYADKDIEALKCQRVLMEEEEVAKKRQAELQERKRLKKLRKKEKRVNISTGVANAKNEKCLFDTVEATCSSIETLNEMPACEFCQNTSKEPVCQETQCGEATRLVEPHLDWNRRQHSHPDNADQTVDQKIKAKASECQITTTSGQVPMSAQNSPNGHDLGEVPSAKSSVTSTNDLMILTSKTVPDREDANERNTDPKARYSYNEHEVMIGSISVTLRKGYDDSREASALVQKHFKKLAKNDLHPSSAIRTTIELHRPVCHDIADSTTEKIATEGNQFHSDAFNQISVEDIYLSSVAMDDSGTDKCWNSFTDLGDAGLSLPRMFSSQIARAFLAERWKESMIADHVTLTLPSDLEATRQSSEFEVQDRRL; encoded by the exons ATGAGTACATCTCAGCAAATACAAGCTCTTAAAATTCCTGAAGCTGTTGTTGCCCTTGCTCAGGCAGCTGGAAAAGTTAGTGGTGAGACCGAAAAAT ATCTTCCAGGATGGTCTTTATTCCCATGTACGGTTCAGATGCTAAAATGTGAGAAATGTTCACGTGAGTTTTGCTCCACAATTAACTATAGACGGCATATTCGAGTGCATCGCAGATCTTTGAACATTGATAAG GACTCTACGAAGAATAGGATGCTTTTGGGAGTATTTTGGGATAAG CTACCTCTGGAGGAGGCAAAAGAAATTTCATCATTCAAAAATGTGGATATAGAG GATGTTACTGGTTCTTCAATTATAAGGGCGTTGAAAACTTCTGTTCAAAATCTTGGGCTGCCTTTACTGCCACATATATATGTGAAGGCTGGCACAACTCTTTTG AATGTTATAGAAGGAAGTCCTTCTAGGTTTCCTATATCATCTCAAGAATTGTTTGGAGTGCTTGATGATGCAAGCGAGGAGACATTTTTATGTGCTGGCAGTACCTTGTCAATGCAAAAGTACATCTTCAGTGGAGATGCTGGGAAGATTGCTCTCGAGACAAAAAACTCAGTTGCTTTTGCTAGTTTTATGCTTGAACAGAAATTG GTGAAATCGTGGTATGCTGATAAAGATATTGAAGCTTTAAAATGCCAACGTGTGCTtatggaggaagaagaagttgCTAAGAAAAG GCAAGCTGAGCTCCAGGAAAGAAAAAGGTTGAAGAAAttgaggaaaaaagaaaaaagggtgaATATATCGACTGGTGTTGCCAATGCCAAAAACGAGAAATGTTTGTTTGATACTGTTGAGGCAACATGTAGTTCCATAGAAACACTAAATGAAATGCCTGCATGTGAGTTTTGCCAGAACACTTCTAAAGAACCAGTTTGTCAGGAGACACAATGTGGAGAGGCAACCAGACTGGTTGAACCACATTTGGATTGGAACCGGAGACAGCATTCTCACCCTGACAATGCTGATCAGACTGTAGACCAGAAAATAAAAGCCAAGGCTAGTGAATGTCAAATAACTACCACTAGTGGGCAAGTCCCCATGTCAGCACAAAATTCTCCAAATGGTCATGATCTGGGAGAAGTTCCATCTGCAAAATCTTCAGTAACATCAACTAATGACCTTATGATTTTGACAAGTAAAACAGTGCCAgatagagaagatgcaaatgaaaGAAACACTGATCCAAAAGCTCGATATTCATACAACGAACATGAAGTGATGATAGGCTCTATCAGTGTCACACTTAGAAAGGGTTATGATGATAGCAGGGAAGCTTCAGCTTTGGTACAGAAACATTTCAAAAAGCTAGCGAAGAATGATTTACATCCCAGTAGTGCCATTCGGACGACAATTGAACTGCACAGACCAGTGTGCCATGACATTGCAGATTCTACCACGGAAAAGATTGCAACCGAAGGCAATCAATTTCATTCTGATGCTTTCAATCAAATTTCTGTTGAAGATATTTATTTGTCCTCTGTTGCAATGGATGACAGTGGCACTGACAAATGCTGGAATTCTTTCACTGACCTGGGTGATGCAGGATTGTCCTTGCCGAGAATGTTTTCAAGCCAGATCGCAAGGGCCTTCCTAGCAGAGA GATGGAAGGAGTCTATGATAGCTGATCACGTGACACTAACTTTACCCAGTGATTTGGAGGCCACTAGGCAGTCATCAGAGTTTGAGGTACAAGATCGGCGACTTTGA
- the LOC135635832 gene encoding uncharacterized protein LOC135635832, whose protein sequence is MAKRFYKRSAQSEKHNAGCMWALISLFDFRQGPPTPKLLSDRKHGSPKQGNGYSKIKVGMHSSYEGKYKDANNVMETKAKGVDLCLASVKVLMEEEMLRDHQEKNILISGDGTHSKNIPRERSKTKTGSASLNDQLSDNFTLTERSSRSFDLVAFLVKLYTHFKGCEEMQVDYDNKIDLCLAMKAVVQKMSDHPDEFDSQLDKKEYFLYKALADFFEAIANQESLDEKHIVNKAVRSREFMDALEILDSNKEVVLKLLEDPNSHFYKQIEDRQKTQVVKVAKMVSENYSEVQQDVRRRKFHDFDNNELFHKQSRYSFFWKKDKPKEAKSLKNSQNLETTNRVVVSKTNPMRTREDIMNTLSFSPESRHKIRHEEEGDRAVSHFSLREIKRRLKHIIGGSRKEGRMISRDGVLHRIPIGYKVSGGRDKLLNNEGVISSMEKSSEVLPVSKGKDSKVNPEVHELNIRSGNSAIKPGSPIYKEGKKHLVDLLDIGDQTASLRTAHVSRSLGRLLSIPGYSVLSPRVIPGSDKELVFPSELTGSLPLQQFNQEDATNSLSPLKQILEISSCSSSNQIDEITLLDLKAKLTDNHMQDGLCIGSDLNHEGSAQKNMDTVDVTSKLLTDMLDVSLQPNSYESNVACERCNGALGMSEVESHTVTQSGFSPRSSLREKLESPEGTIGKPGRSSPVSVLEKFIPAEFTSPKFRAVEHSMIPTQDARVNLRTYSEGRQARFKYVETVLQASGLGSIVSERWHLAEKLLESSLLDEVGMSCSPHIDDPELLFDCINEALEEIQAKFFKCTPWVSLITSNLKQAPVGQRLIKEVSKRIEMHIPMCLPNTSDQIVTKDWECGSWMDLQFETENIVVEIWDTALDDLVEETIFDLWLELSADW, encoded by the exons ATGGCGAAAAGATTCTACAAAAGGTCTGCACAATCTGAAAAGCATAATGCAGGCTGTATGTGGGCCTTGATTAGCTTGTTTGATTTTCGCCAAGGGCCACCCACTCCAAAGTTACTTTCAGATAGGAAGCATGGAAGTCCTAAACAAG GTAATGGTTATTCAAAAATTAAAGTTGGCATGCACAGCAGTTATGAAGGCAAATATAAAGATGCTAAT AATGTTATGGAGACCAAAGCAAAGGGAGTGGATCTTTGTCTTGCTAGTGTCAAAGTACTTATGGAGGAAGAGATGCTACGAGATCATCAAGAAAAGAATATTCTGATCTCAGGAGATGGGACCCACTCCAAGAACATTCCTCGAGAAAGAAGTAAGACAAAAACTGGCTCTGCAAGCTTGAACGATCAGCTGTCTGATAATTTTACTCTAACTGAGAGATCTTCCCGTAGCTTTGATCTGGTTGCATTTTTGGTTAAGTTATACACTCACTTCAAAGGATGTGAAGAAATGCAGGTTGATTATGATAATAAGATTGACTTATGTCTTGCTATGAAAGCTGTTGTTCAGAAGATGAGTGACCATcctgatgagtttgattcccagctTGATAAAAAAGAGTATTTTCTTTACAAAGCACTAGCTGATTTTTTTGAGGCTATTGCAAATCAGGAATCTCTTGATGAGAAACATATTGTAAATAAGGCTGTTCGGTCGAGAGAGTTTATGGATGCATTGGAAATCCTTGATTCAAATAAGGAAGTAGTGCTGAAGCTCCTAGAAGATCCTAATTCACATTTTTATAAACAAATTGAAGATCGTCAGAAAACTCAAGTTGTAAAAGTGGCCAAGATGGTATCTGAAAATTATTCAGAAGTTCAGCAAGATGTCAGACGAAGGAAATTTCATGACTTTGACAATAATGAACTCTTTCACAAGCAAAGTAGATACAGCTTTTTCTGGAAAAAGGACAAGCCAAAGGAGGCCAAATCATTAAAGAACAGTCAGAATTTGGAAACTACGAATAGAGTGGTTGTCTCAAAGACCAATCCAATGAGGACACGAGAAGATATCATGAATACTCTGAGCTTTTCACCTGAATCACGTCATAAAATAAGGCATGAGGAAGAGGGTGATAGAGCTGTATCCCATTTTTCTCTAAGAGAAATTAAAAGAAGGCTCAAACATATAATTGGTGGGAGCAGGAAAGAAGGAAGAATGATCTCCAGGGATGGTGTTTTACACAGAATTCCAATTGGATACAAAGTTTCAGGTGGCAGAGATAAGCTGCTTAACAATGAGGGTGTAATATCAAGCATGGAAAAGTCTTCTGAAGTTTTGCCCGTTTCCAAGGGAAAGGACAGTAAGGTTAATCCAGAAGTACATGAACTTAACATCAGGAGTGGTAATTCTGCCATAAAACCTGGTTCTCCTATCTATAAAGAAGGCAAGAAACACCTTGTTGACCTGCTAGATATTGGAGATCAAACAGCTAGTTTGCGAACAGCCcatgtctcaagatctttggggagGCTGCTTTCTATCCCAGGGTACAGTGTATTATCTCCGAGAGTGATTCCCGGAAGTGACAAGGAGCTTGTCTTTCCATCTGAATTGACAGGATCTCTCCCATTACAGCAGTTCAATCAAGAAGATGCAACCAATTCTTTAAGCCCACTGAAACAAATCTTGGAGATCTCATCTTGCTCTTCCAGCAATCAAATTGATGAAATAACATTGCTTGACTTGAAAGCCAAGCTCACTGATAACCACATGCAGGATGGATTGTGTATTGGATCAGACTTGAACCATGAAG GAAGTGCACAAAAAAATATGGACACAGTCGATGTAACAAGCAAGTTATTGACTGACATGTTAGACGTGTCCTTGCAGCCAAATAGCTATGAATCTAATGTTGCATGTGAACGATGCAACGGAGCTTTA GGTATGTCAGAGGTAGAATCACATACTGTGACGCAATCTGGATTCTCACCGAGATCTTCTCTCAGAGAAAAATTAGAGTCTCCCGAAGGCACTATCGGGAAGCCAGGGCGATCAAGTCCAGTATCTGTTCTTGAAAAATTCATCCCAGCAGAATTCACCAGTCCTAAGTTCAGAGCTGTAGAGCACT CTATGATTCCAACACAAGATGCAAGAGTCAATTTAAGGACTTACTCTGAAGGCAGACAAGCTAGGTTTAAATATGTCGAAACCGTGTTGCAAGCCTCAGGGTTAGGCTCTATCGTctcagagagatggcatttggcaGAAAAACTACTCGAGTCATCCTTACTCGATGAAGTAGGAATGTCATGTTCTCCACACATAGATGATCCAGAGCTTCTATTTGACTGCATCAATGAAGCCCTTGAAGAGATACAGGCGAAGTTCTTCAAATGTACTCCTTGGGTATCCTTGATCACATCCAACCTCAAGCAGGCTCCAGTAGGACAAAGGTTAATCAAAGAAGTTAGCAAGAGAATCGAAATGCATATTCCCATGTGCTTACCGAACACATCAGATCAAATAGTAACAAAGGACTGGGAGTGTGGAAGTTGGATGGACCTTCAGTTCGAGACCGAGAACATCGTTGTCGAGATATGGGATACTGCCCTAGATGACTTGGTGGAAGAAACTATATTTGACCTGTGGCTTGAACTCTCAGCTGACTGGTGA